The Montipora capricornis isolate CH-2021 chromosome 3, ASM3666992v2, whole genome shotgun sequence genome window below encodes:
- the LOC138041551 gene encoding neurogenic differentiation factor 1-like has product MDSFSEDQMRKPRKRQMSRAKRVLANRRERERVRKMNDAFEELRSTIPNQEETRVKTKLELLRIATNYIQSLKNSIKKSSSMHDSYSSPMNALMYPMPFENENIELSKSSSRVADHSYPPQFVAPPPTLPPGFTELTSFQYGPRQPAALGPQFPASMTASAESSSADFCGLLSASLVDSHSAENLLYNLQNAPGNYFIEGH; this is encoded by the exons ATGGATTCCTTTTCTGAAGACCAGATGAGGAAGCCACGAAAGAGACAGATGTCGAGAGCTAAACGGGTGTTGGCCAACCGACGAGAGAGAGAGCGCGTTCGAAAGATGAATGACGCTTTTGAAGAGCTACGAAGCACGATTCCGAACCAAGAAGAAACCCGCGTGAAGACAAAACTGGAACTGCTGCGGATCGCTACAAATTACATCCAGTCTCTTAAGAATTCCATCAAGAAAAGCTCCAGCATGCACGATAGCTATAGCTCTCCGATGAATGCGCTTATGTACCCGATGccgtttgaaaatgaaaatatcgAACTCTCTAAATCGAGTTCTCGGGTCGCTGATCATTCTTATCCGCCTCAGTTTGTAGCTCCCCCTCCAACCCTTCCTCCAGGCTTTACCGAGCTGACTAGTTTCCAGTATGGTCCTCGTCAGCCGGCAGCACTTGGGCCCCAGTTTCCTGCGTCCATGACCGCTAGCGCCGAGAGTTCTTCAGCGGACTTTTGCGGCCTTTTGTCTGCCAGTCTTGTTGACTCGCATTCGGCAGAGAATTTGTTGTATAATCTGCAG AATGCCCCTGGGAACTACTTTATTGAAGGTCACTGA